A DNA window from Polyodon spathula isolate WHYD16114869_AA chromosome 18, ASM1765450v1, whole genome shotgun sequence contains the following coding sequences:
- the LOC121331055 gene encoding cilia- and flagella-associated protein 57-like — MSAIVAQSHHIFGIRAGVTNNVFYFDEQTIIFPCGNNCLRYNIDQKWQKFIQGSEKSHGMQALAISPNRRYLAVSERGEKGSITVYDLQQEQSKKRKVLTGGEVPVQEFLCMAFSPDSKYLIAQSGAPDWTLFYWVWEKQKVMATMKTSSMSNPISQVSFNPQDNTQICITGNGVFKLFRYAEGSLKQSSFQKLEGQNILCHAWVSEERVIAGTETAKLLVFESGDLRWEMSVEPASQEADRLRSSTEQHALSISHARVSAIVAYSKGFACSAGPGAVCLFEKTEEKDVYRKTREIRIPQDLHSHEPSHAEQQQFAALCISPSEETLVGSTDRGQLYSITLSSVEMSRGEQAKFEFLSYSFHYGIITGLDICIRKPLIATCSLDRSVRIWNYETSSLELYKEFQEEAYSITLHPSGLFILVGFTDKLRLMNLLIDDIRTFREFTVRGCRECAFSNGGHLFAAVNGNIIHIYSSTTFENILNLKGHNGKVRSIVWSPDDSRLVSCGMDGAVYEWNTITSKRESESVLKSCSYTGITISPDAKTFFAVGSDCTLKEITDSQILREVHSDDVAYTTVVMSHSGRMIFTGTATGTIRAMKYPLPIQKEWNEYQGHAAPVTKMAITHDDQFLLTVCEHGCLYIWRIIDKEGRGLKREKEVIYAEEILITKSDLEEKNQVMTELKTRVEELKMENEYQLRLKDMNYNEKIKELTEKFIQEMESLKTKNQVLKTEKDKQELNHEKEIADVVERHSKEQQDLESANNQKLMLEYEKYQELQMKSQRMQEEYEKQLHEMEESRTLALEELTEYYEAKLQDKLVLLDQCQDESRQQVREFDESKKQMEEDGDREIQDIRIKYERQLRDEKETSLRLKGETGLMRKKFSSLQREIDERMSEIERMKAEHNKLQSVIKSLEKDIMGLKKEIQERDETIQDKEKRIYDLKKKNQELEKFKFVLDYKIKELKKQIEPRENDIKEMKEQIQEMEVELERFLKLNTQLELNVTELKQKLKATDKEMHKNMTRVRNGEALVKRFKTDLHTCVGFIQEPKKLKDCIRELYERYVQQSDVVEIVGVDADIQKEYARQREHLERTVASLQKKLTKDSEIHRADNIRIMQENVTLIREINELRRELKVTRTHLHDLEVETRLNRKKGKQSSTEPRVRSTGDRSRTETRLNFEEEAERIIELQRLQIQRLRDQTHAQEQSYTMRPLSGGKLPALTA; from the exons ATGTCTGCGATTGTCGCTCAGTCCCATCACATCTTTGGCATCCGAGCAGGAGTTACGAATAATGTTTTCTACTTTGATGAACAAACTATTATATTCCCGTGTGGGAACAACTGCTTACGGTACAACATTGACCAGAAATGGCAGAAGTTTATCCAAG ggtCAGAGAAAAGTCACGGGATGCAGGCCCTGGCCATCAGCCCTAACCGGCGTTACCTGGCGGTGtcggagagaggggagaaggggaGCATCACTGTGTACGACctgcagcaggagcagagcaagaAGAGGAAGGTGCTGACTGGGGGAGAGGTCCCGGTGCAGGAGTTCCTCTGCATGGCCTTCTCCCCCGATTCCAAGTACCTGATTGCCCAGTCCGGAGCGCCAGACTGGACCCTCTTCTACTGGGTGTGGGAGAAGCAGAAGGTGATGGCCACCATGAAGACCAGCAGCATGAGCAACCCCATCAGCCAG GTTAGCTTTAACCCTCAGGACAACACTCAGATTTGCATCACTGGCAACGGGGTGTTTAAACTGTTCCGCTACGCTGAGGGAAGCCTTAAACAGTCCAGCTTTCAGAAGCTGGAAGGCCAGAACATCTTGTGCCACGCCTGGGTGTCAGAGGAGCGGGTTATTGCTGGCACAGAGACCGCTAAACTCTTAGTGTTTGAGTCGGGAGACCTGCGCTGGGAGATGAGTGTAGAGCCTGCCAGCCAGGAAGCAGACCG GTTGCgctccagcacagagcagcaTGCCCTGAGCATTTCTCATGCCCGGGTCTCCGCTATCGTCGCCTATTCCAAAGGGTTTGCGTGCTCCGCTGGGCCAGGTGCAGTGTGTCTGTTCGAGAAGACAGAGGAAAAGGATGTCTATAGGAAAACCAGGGAGATCAGG ATTCCCCAGGACTTGCACAGTCACGAGCCGAGCCACGCAGAGCAGCAGCAGTTTGCAGCTCTTTGTATCAGCCCCTCCGAGGAGACCCTGGTTGGCAGTACAGACCGTGGGCAGCTCTACAGCATCACCCTCTCCTCCGTGGAGATGAGCAGG GGGGAGCAGGCAAAGTTTGAGTTCCTGTCCTACTCCTTTCACTACGGCATTATCACTGGCCTGGACATCTGTATCCGCAAACCGCTGATCGCCACCTGCTCTCTGGACCGATCCGTACGCATCTGGAACTATGAGACCAG CTCTCTGGAGCTGTATAAGGAGTTCCAGGAGGAGGCTTACAGCATCACCCTCCACCCGTCCGGTCTCTTCATACTCGTGGGGTTCACCGACAAGCTGCGACTCATGAACCTGCTGATTGACGACATCAGGACATTCAGAGAGTTCACAGTGAGGGGCTGCAGggag TGTGCTTTCAGTAATGGGGGGCATCTGTTTGCGGCAGTGAACGGAAATATCATCCATATCTACTCTTCAACAACGTTTGAAAACATCCTCAACCTGAAGGGCCACAACGGGAAG GTGCGTTCCATTGTGTGGAGTCCTGATGACAGCAGGCTGGTGTCCTGTGGGATGGATGGGGCAGTCTATGAATGGAACACCATCACCAGCAAAAGGGAGTCGGAGAGCGTGCTGAAATCCTGCAGCTACACCGGCATCACCATCTCACCAGATGCCAAGACCTTCTTTGCTGTTGGCTCTGACTGTACCCTGAAAGAAATTACTGACTCCCAG ATCCTGCGTGAAGTTCACTCTGATGATGTTGCGTACACCACTGTAGTGATGTCTCACTCGGGGAGGATGATTTTCACTGGCACAGCCACAGGAACCATCCGAGCTATGAAATACCCGCTGCCAATACAGAAAGAGTGGAATGAGTATCAGGGCCATGCTGCACCTGTTACGAAG ATGGCCATCACACACGATGACCAGTTCCTGCTCACTGTATGCGAGCATGGATGCCTGTATATCTGGAGGATAATCGATAAGGAAGGGCGGGGCTTGAAACGAGAGAAGGAGGTCATCTATGCGGAGGAGATTCTCATCACCAAGTCAGACCTCGAGGAAAAG AACCAGGTCATGACAGAACTGAAGACCAGGGTTGAAGAGCTGAAAATGGAGAATGAGTACCAGCTCAGACTAAAGGACATGAACTACAACGAGAAAATCAAAGAGCTGACGGAGAAATTCATCCAAGAAATGGAGTCGCTGAAAACCAAGAACCAG GTTCTCAAAACGGAGAAGGACAAGCAGGAGCTGAATCATGAAAAGGAGATAGCCGATGTAGTGGAGAGACACTCCAAGGAGCAGCAGGACCTGG AATCTGCCAACAACCAGAAGCTGATGCTGGAGTATGAGAAGTACCAGGAGCTGCAGATGAAGTCCCAGCGAATGCAGGAGGAGTATGAGAAGCAGCTCCACGAGATGGAGGAGAGCAGGACCCTGGCGCTGGAGGAGCTGACCGAGTATTACGAGGCAAAGCTGCAGGATAAACTGGTCCTGCTAGACCAG TGTCAGGATGAGTCCCGGCAGCAGGTTCGAGAGTTTGATGAGTCCAAGAAGCAGATGGAGGAGGACGGGGACCGCGAGATCCAGGACATCAGGATTAAATATGAGCGGCAGCTGAGAGACGAGAAAGAGACCAGTCTCCGACTGAAGGGGGAGACGGGCCTCATGAGGAAAAAG TTCAGCAGCTTGCAGAGGGAGATTGATGAACGGATGTCAGAAATCGAGAGGATGAAGGCAGAGCATAATAAACTGCAGTCAGTCATCAAGTCCCTGGAGAAAGACATCATGGGGCTGAAGAAAGAGATCCAGGAGAGAGACGAGACGATCCAGGACAAG GAGAAACGCATATATGACCTGAAGAAGAAAAACCAAGAGCTGGAGAAGTTCAAGTTTGTGCTGGATTATAAAATCAAAGAACTGAAGAAGCAGATTGAACCCAGGGAGAatgacattaaagaaatgaaagaacagATCCAGGAG ATGGAGGTGGAGTTAGAGCGTTTCctcaaactaaacacacagctgGAGCTGAATGTTACCGAACTGAAGCAGAAGCTGAAAGCCACAGACAAGGAGATGCACAAGAACATGACCAGG GTGCGAAACGGGGAGGCGCTAGTGAAGAGGTTCAAGACAGATCTGCACACCTGTGTGGGGTTCATTCAGGAGCCCAAGAAACTGAAGGACTGCATCCGAGAGCTCTATGAAAGATACGTCCAGCAGTCAGACGTG GTGGAGATTGTGGGAGTCGATGCGGATATCCAGAAAGAGTATGCACGCCAGAGAGAGCACCTGGAGAGAACCGTCGCCTCGCTGCAGAAAAAACTGACCAAGGACTCAGAGATTCACAGGGCTGACAACATCAGAATCATGCAG GAAAACGTCACACTAATTAGAGAAATCAATGAGCTGAGGCGGGAGCTGAAGGTGACTCGAACACACCTTCACGATCTCGAGGTAGAAACCCGACTCAACAGAAAGAAAGGGAAGCAGAGCTCCACAGAACCCAGAG TGCGCTCTACCGGTGATCGCAGCCGCACAGAGACCAGGCTGAACTTCGAGGAGGAGGCGGAGAGGATCATTGAGCTGCAGCGGCTGCAGATCCAGCGTCTCCGAGATCAGACCCACGCCCAGGAGCAGAGCTACACCATGCGGCCCCTGTCTGGAGGCAAACTCCCTGCACTCACAGCCTGA
- the LOC121331197 gene encoding probable rRNA-processing protein EBP2, translating into MEDFEEESASGSESEGGDSVMSDGELQEAFAKGVLKPGMNIPLEARKKEVNNVEGLKQCLADFKKDLTWVERLDLTSWPLPDLVAKAEGKLTTLDSREIHAEDDFQREMYFYRQAQAAVLEALPRLKQFNISTKRPEDYFAEMAKTDHHMQKIRTKLLAKQTSMEKSEKAKQLRELRKYGKKVQTDVLQKRQKDKKAMMTAVKKYQKGMTDKLDFMEGDQEKGKKGLAGAAGPSAAKKKRGPNAKRQYKDQRFGFGGKKRGSKWNTKESHDDMSGFRSKAAHGKSGKNRGKGGKQGASKRPGKNARKKMKNRS; encoded by the exons ATGGAGGATTTTGAAGAAGAGTCAGCGTCGGGTTCAGAGTCAGAAGGAGGCGACTCTGTCATGTCAGACGGAGAG CTCCAAGAAGCTTTTGCTAAAGGTGTGCTCAAACCGGGCATGAACATCCCCTTAGAAGCCAGGAAGAAAGAGGTGAACAACGTG GAGGGTTTGAAGCAGTGCCTGGCAGACTTCAAGAAGGACCTGACCTGGGTGGAGAGGCTGGACTTGACCAGCTGGCCACTGCCTGACCTCGTGGCCAAGGCAGAGGGGAAGCTGACCACGCTGGACAGCAGAGAGATCCACGCTGAGGATGACTTCCAGAGGGAGATGTACTT TTACCGACAGGCCCAGGCAGCTGTTCTGGAAGCGTTGCCACGGTTAAAGCAGTTCAATATTTCTACCAAGAGACCAGAGGACTACTTTGCTGAAATGGCCAAAACCGACCATCACATGCAGAAG ATCAGAACCAAGCTGTTGGCCAAGCAGACCTCCATGGAGAAGTCAGAGAAGGCGAAGCAGCTACGAGAACTCAGGAAGTATGGCAAGAAG GTTCAAACTGACGTCCTGCAGAAGAGACAGAAGGACAAGAAAGCCATGATGACGGCTGTGAAGAAATATCAGAAAG GAATGACTGACAAGCTGGATTTCATGGAGGGGGATCAGGAAAAGGGCAAGAAAGGGTTGGCCGGCGCTGCTGGACCAAGTGCAGCAAAGAAGAAGCGAGG ACCCAATGCCAAGAGGCAGTACAAGGACCAGCGGTTTGGATTTGGTGGGAAGAAGCGAGGCTCCAAGTGGAACACAAAGGAGAGTCACGACGACATGTCAGGGTTCCGATCCAAAGCGGCACATGGGAAGTCTGGCAAGAACAGGGGGAAAGGAGGGAAGCAAGGAGCGAGC AAGAGACCTGGCAAGAATGCACGGAAGAAGATGAAGAACAGATCTTGA